The Bacteroides acidifaciens genome includes a region encoding these proteins:
- a CDS encoding IS256 family transposase, with product MDIPKEFLSKEFLSQFKTGEDVTAFMKELHTRVYEQMLEAEMDNHLGYEKHSNQGDHSGNSRNGSYRKQIQTEMGKSVIQVPRDRKGEFEPIVVPKHQSRGLSIERLVISLYAKGMSVADIESEMQEIYGINLSTSAISIITNKVSQAATEWQNRPLDSLYMIVWMDGIVFKVRENGKVINKTVYLCVGLNKEGLKEVLGMWIGKNESAAFWMGVLTDLKARGVEDILITVTDNLNGFTETIKSVFPASTTQICVVHQIRNSCRYVVWKEKKEFTADLKNIYNAPTKEAAEMELDNFEQKWGAKYPYAIRSWRNNWEELTVFFDFPVEIRKIIYTTNLIENLNGKIRKYTKNKLSFPNDDALKKSVYLAINEIEKKWYQPIWNWALIFNQFITIFENRIQV from the coding sequence ATGGACATTCCTAAAGAATTTTTAAGTAAAGAGTTTCTGTCCCAGTTTAAGACAGGCGAAGATGTGACTGCTTTCATGAAAGAGCTTCATACTCGTGTTTATGAACAAATGCTGGAAGCAGAGATGGATAACCATTTAGGTTATGAAAAACACTCCAATCAAGGCGATCATAGTGGCAACTCCCGCAATGGTAGTTATAGGAAGCAGATTCAAACCGAGATGGGTAAATCTGTTATTCAGGTTCCTCGTGATCGGAAAGGAGAATTTGAGCCTATTGTTGTTCCCAAGCATCAATCCCGCGGCTTATCAATCGAGCGTCTTGTCATCTCTCTTTATGCCAAAGGTATGAGCGTCGCTGATATTGAGTCGGAAATGCAGGAAATATACGGCATTAACCTTTCCACCTCCGCTATCTCCATTATCACCAATAAAGTTAGCCAGGCTGCAACAGAGTGGCAGAATCGTCCTTTGGACAGTTTATATATGATTGTCTGGATGGATGGTATCGTATTCAAAGTCAGAGAAAACGGCAAAGTGATCAACAAGACTGTTTACCTATGTGTAGGTCTGAATAAGGAAGGTTTGAAAGAAGTATTGGGTATGTGGATTGGCAAAAATGAGAGTGCCGCTTTCTGGATGGGCGTTTTAACGGATCTCAAAGCCCGTGGTGTAGAAGACATTCTGATTACAGTTACTGATAACCTGAATGGATTTACGGAAACCATCAAGAGTGTATTTCCTGCCTCTACTACTCAAATATGTGTGGTACACCAAATTAGAAACTCCTGTCGCTATGTCGTCTGGAAAGAAAAAAAGGAATTCACTGCCGATTTAAAGAACATCTATAATGCACCTACTAAAGAAGCAGCTGAGATGGAGTTGGATAACTTTGAGCAAAAATGGGGTGCTAAATATCCATATGCGATACGCTCATGGAGAAATAATTGGGAAGAACTGACCGTGTTCTTTGATTTCCCCGTCGAGATTAGAAAGATTATCTATACCACTAATCTTATTGAAAATCTAAATGGGAAAATTAGAAAGTACACCAAAAATAAGCTATCATTTCCAAATGATGATGCACTGAAAAAATCTGTCTATTTGGCCATTAACGAAATTGAAAAGAAATGGTACCAACCTATTTGGAATTGGGCATTGATATTTAACCAATTTATTACTATATTTGAAAACAGGATTCAAGTATAA
- a CDS encoding DUF6998 domain-containing protein, with protein MEQLELVKKILLKEFACCSDELFTLGIMRTDSFTGEIGEFIASRYFNLNLANRSTKGYDAECSQGYKYQIKSKVISNNDFHYHISGLKCQDFDYLIVVYFDKYYTPLAILKIPSCQINAEKYRINASVVFNFSQDLTQLKLSKKEQLSIKKFAQSYLELQETGIVRSRRVVGDIGEYYACKRLNLKLCNNRNEKGLDAISQKDGLTFEIKTRRVYDSGRRISETRRINNLMGKSADYLIVVTLDHAFECSGMWIMPMKNIINLKSANLKIINTTVGIRNLVPSQVSWLATGEKFISFNNMN; from the coding sequence GTAAAAAAGATTTTGTTAAAGGAGTTCGCTTGTTGTAGTGATGAACTTTTCACTTTAGGAATAATGCGTACAGATAGTTTTACAGGAGAAATAGGTGAATTTATTGCTTCTAGATATTTTAATCTTAATTTAGCTAATAGATCAACAAAAGGATATGATGCAGAATGTTCTCAAGGATACAAATATCAGATCAAATCAAAAGTAATATCCAATAATGATTTTCATTATCACATATCTGGTTTGAAATGTCAGGATTTTGATTATCTTATTGTTGTATATTTCGATAAATATTATACCCCTTTAGCTATTTTAAAAATCCCATCTTGCCAAATAAATGCAGAAAAGTATCGCATTAACGCTTCTGTAGTGTTTAACTTTTCTCAAGATTTAACTCAGTTAAAATTATCGAAAAAGGAGCAACTTTCTATTAAAAAATTCGCTCAGAGTTATTTGGAACTACAAGAAACTGGTATTGTTAGAAGTCGCAGGGTCGTAGGAGACATTGGCGAATACTATGCTTGTAAACGTCTGAATTTAAAACTATGTAACAATAGGAATGAAAAAGGTTTAGATGCGATAAGTCAAAAAGACGGGTTGACTTTTGAAATAAAAACAAGACGAGTATATGATAGCGGAAGACGAATATCTGAAACTAGAAGAATAAATAATCTTATGGGTAAAAGCGCAGATTATTTAATTGTAGTAACTTTAGATCATGCCTTTGAATGTTCAGGGATGTGGATAATGCCAATGAAGAATATAATCAATCTTAAATCTGCTAATCTTAAAATTATAAATACGACTGTAGGTATAAGAAATTTAGTACCAAGTCAAGTTAGTTGGTTGGCGACTGGTGAGAAGTTTATATCCTTCAATAATATGAACTAA